Proteins encoded within one genomic window of Guyparkeria hydrothermalis:
- a CDS encoding VIT1/CCC1 transporter family protein encodes MTQRPDLHGEHHRLNRYRSLRASLLGAIAGLVAVASLIAGLVAAGSPRADILLAASIALVAGALALAAGQHVALRLRQDTEQADLTMEARELEINFEHELRELRDIYVHRGCDPETAERVARQMMAHDALGAHAREEMGLYRITTTRPFLAAIPLAVAFAIGAATPLAATLLAPASSMSLVTVPVTLAVLATLGALSARTGGASLFLGGFRTAFWGAATMAATALVGQLIATVA; translated from the coding sequence ATGACGCAACGGCCCGACCTTCATGGAGAACATCACCGGCTGAACCGCTACCGCAGCCTACGGGCGAGCCTGCTGGGCGCCATCGCGGGGCTGGTCGCGGTCGCCAGCCTGATCGCCGGCCTGGTGGCAGCCGGCTCCCCGCGGGCCGACATCCTGCTCGCCGCGAGCATTGCCCTGGTCGCAGGTGCGCTCGCCTTGGCGGCAGGCCAGCACGTCGCGCTTCGGCTACGCCAGGATACCGAGCAGGCCGACCTGACGATGGAGGCGCGTGAGCTCGAGATCAACTTCGAGCACGAGCTTCGCGAGCTGCGCGATATCTACGTCCATCGCGGCTGCGACCCCGAGACGGCCGAGCGCGTCGCCCGCCAGATGATGGCCCACGATGCGCTGGGCGCCCATGCCCGCGAAGAGATGGGGCTCTACCGGATCACGACCACCCGGCCGTTCCTCGCCGCCATCCCGCTGGCGGTGGCCTTCGCGATCGGCGCTGCCACACCGCTGGCCGCCACGCTGCTGGCACCCGCGTCGAGCATGTCGCTGGTGACCGTGCCGGTCACGCTGGCGGTCCTGGCGACCCTCGGCGCGCTCAGTGCCCGGACCGGCGGCGCCTCGTTGTTCCTCGGCGGTTTCCGCACCGCTTTCTGGGGTGCGGCGACCATGGCCGCGACCGCACTGGTTGGCCAGTTGATCGCGACCGTCGCCTGA
- a CDS encoding RelA/SpoT family protein has product MQHPFDISADHLCQRLQQALADLADLGEPVTPAAARALDRLCHAASDSDGIAAGPRVAVALADIHADLPTLVAALLADPGLADDAEPPFDHAVFERDSRADVQHLLAAIERMRGWEADYPAPRSERQREYWRRLLLAGARDARAVLIDLAYRLEGMRALVDEPDEAVRRQYAGMTLAVHAPIAHRLGLGQVKWELEDLAFRHLEPTTYVEIARLLDERRASREAYLSHIEGKLQHALMQAGIRAEVYGRPKHIYSIWGKMRRKQLSFEGLFDVRALRVQVDSVTDCYAALSVVHELFRPIPSEYDDYIARPKPNGYQSLHTAVEADEGKVVEIQIRTERMHAFAEYGVAAHWRYKGGGGGENPFDMQVESLRQGLSRGEIRPLAAPMVYAFTPGGELVELPAEATVLDFAYRIHTHLGHRCRGAKVNGQIAPLKTQVVNGDVVEVLTHKEPAPSREWAHAKSGFLRSASSRAKVRNWFAQFDREDARERGRLHCERLYRRFSMDAEARRRLLTALGVNSEEQLFLAVGNHRIATETLQAAARAQLGADADRSARPPRPAVAESELPPEPPGGRSLVIENQSIDGLKVTPAKCCQPQPGERVMAFLSRSQGYKLHRPDCRNLAHLAGCYPERVLPVEWPEQANG; this is encoded by the coding sequence ATGCAGCATCCATTCGACATCAGTGCCGATCATCTCTGCCAGCGTCTGCAGCAGGCGCTGGCCGATTTGGCCGATCTGGGTGAGCCGGTCACGCCAGCTGCCGCCCGGGCGCTCGATCGTCTGTGTCATGCCGCCTCGGACTCCGACGGAATCGCCGCCGGCCCGCGTGTCGCGGTGGCGCTGGCGGACATCCACGCCGATCTGCCCACCCTAGTGGCGGCGTTACTGGCCGACCCGGGTCTGGCGGACGATGCCGAGCCTCCGTTCGACCATGCCGTGTTCGAACGTGACAGCCGGGCCGACGTACAGCATCTGCTTGCTGCGATCGAGCGGATGCGGGGCTGGGAGGCGGATTATCCCGCCCCTCGCTCGGAGCGGCAGCGCGAGTACTGGCGTCGGCTGCTGCTGGCCGGCGCGCGCGACGCACGTGCGGTCCTGATCGATCTGGCCTACCGGCTGGAAGGCATGCGTGCGCTGGTCGACGAACCGGACGAAGCCGTGCGTCGGCAGTATGCCGGCATGACGCTGGCGGTCCACGCGCCCATCGCACATCGCCTCGGCCTGGGGCAGGTCAAGTGGGAGCTGGAGGACCTGGCATTCCGTCACCTCGAGCCGACCACCTACGTCGAGATCGCCCGGTTGCTCGATGAGCGTCGTGCCAGCCGCGAGGCGTACCTGAGCCACATCGAAGGCAAGCTGCAGCACGCGTTGATGCAGGCCGGCATCCGCGCCGAGGTCTACGGGCGCCCCAAGCACATCTACAGCATCTGGGGGAAGATGCGTCGCAAGCAGCTCTCCTTCGAGGGGCTGTTCGACGTGCGCGCCCTGCGGGTGCAGGTCGACTCGGTCACCGACTGCTACGCCGCGCTTTCCGTGGTTCACGAGTTGTTCCGGCCCATCCCGAGCGAGTACGACGACTACATCGCCCGTCCCAAGCCCAACGGCTATCAGTCGCTACACACCGCCGTCGAGGCCGACGAAGGCAAGGTGGTGGAGATCCAGATCCGCACCGAGCGCATGCACGCCTTCGCCGAGTATGGCGTGGCCGCCCATTGGCGCTACAAGGGCGGCGGCGGGGGCGAGAATCCCTTCGACATGCAGGTCGAGTCGTTGCGTCAAGGCCTGTCGCGCGGCGAGATCCGCCCGCTGGCCGCGCCGATGGTCTACGCCTTTACCCCCGGTGGCGAGCTGGTCGAGCTGCCGGCCGAGGCCACGGTGCTCGACTTCGCCTATCGCATCCACACCCATCTGGGTCACCGCTGTCGCGGGGCGAAGGTCAATGGCCAGATCGCGCCGCTCAAGACCCAGGTGGTCAACGGCGATGTCGTCGAGGTGCTGACACACAAGGAGCCGGCGCCCAGCCGCGAATGGGCACATGCCAAGAGCGGCTTTTTGCGCTCGGCCAGTTCACGGGCGAAGGTGCGCAACTGGTTCGCGCAGTTCGACCGGGAGGATGCGCGCGAGCGCGGCCGGTTGCATTGCGAGCGTCTTTACCGGCGCTTTTCCATGGATGCCGAGGCGCGTCGCCGGCTGCTGACCGCCCTCGGGGTGAACAGCGAGGAGCAGTTGTTCCTTGCCGTCGGCAATCATCGCATCGCCACCGAGACGCTGCAGGCGGCCGCCCGGGCCCAGCTGGGCGCGGATGCCGACCGCTCGGCCCGCCCGCCGCGTCCGGCCGTTGCCGAAAGCGAACTGCCTCCCGAACCGCCGGGCGGGCGCAGCCTGGTGATCGAGAATCAGTCGATCGACGGGCTCAAGGTCACCCCGGCGAAGTGCTGCCAGCCGCAGCCGGGTGAGCGGGTGATGGCATTCCTCAGCCGTTCGCAGGGCTACAAGCTGCATCGTCCCGACTGCCGCAACCTCGCCCATCTGGCCGGTTGCTATCCGGAGCGCGTGTTGCCGGTCGAATGGCCCGAACAGGCGAACGGCTGA
- a CDS encoding zinc-dependent peptidase, producing the protein MLWQALRRLFGRRPSPSVDIPRDAWSALCREQPELVDLTADEVERLRQLAGRFLAGRPFYAAGGMELTDAAQLRIAALAVLPVLALGLDWLEAIRSVVIYPDAFEVDHEEMDEAGVVHEVRDLRAGEAWSHGTLVLSWADIEAGLDPEVATSVVVHEIAHFIDGANGAENGFPPLGKGQDRRRWTADFQSAFERLNDALDADREPPIDPYAATNPAEFFAVLSEYFFRLPEELVHFDAGLYRHLATFYGQDPLHRRDAPAAVKSALDV; encoded by the coding sequence ATGCTCTGGCAGGCCCTGCGCCGGTTGTTCGGCCGGCGTCCGTCTCCATCCGTCGATATTCCGCGTGATGCCTGGTCGGCACTCTGTCGCGAGCAGCCCGAGCTGGTCGATCTGACCGCTGACGAGGTCGAGCGCCTGCGACAGCTTGCCGGTCGCTTTCTCGCCGGCCGGCCGTTCTATGCCGCCGGTGGCATGGAGTTGACCGACGCGGCACAACTGCGCATCGCCGCGCTGGCAGTGCTGCCGGTGCTCGCGCTCGGTCTCGATTGGCTCGAGGCGATCCGCTCGGTGGTCATCTATCCGGATGCCTTCGAGGTGGATCACGAGGAAATGGACGAGGCCGGGGTGGTGCACGAGGTGCGCGATCTGCGGGCCGGCGAGGCCTGGTCGCACGGTACCTTGGTGCTGTCCTGGGCGGACATCGAGGCCGGGCTCGACCCCGAGGTCGCCACCAGCGTGGTGGTGCATGAAATCGCGCATTTCATCGACGGGGCCAACGGTGCGGAAAACGGCTTCCCGCCGCTGGGCAAGGGGCAGGATCGCCGTCGCTGGACCGCGGATTTCCAGTCGGCATTCGAGCGGCTCAACGACGCTCTCGATGCCGACCGGGAGCCGCCGATCGATCCCTATGCGGCCACCAATCCGGCGGAGTTCTTCGCCGTGCTCAGCGAGTATTTCTTTCGTCTACCCGAGGAACTCGTGCATTTCGATGCGGGTCTCTATCGGCACCTGGCCACGTTCTACGGCCAGGATCCATTGCATCGTCGCGATGCGCCTGCTGCTGTCAAATCGGCTCTCGACGTCTAA
- a CDS encoding ferritin-like domain-containing protein, translated as MSAAKAKKNDKTLKNLQQALSMELTATHQYMLHAHVLEDWGLDRLSKKMQGEVQEELGHASQFIDRILFLDGDPEVTEAKPAKRSNSLSDMFKADLKEELASIDFYGKAAMQARDEGDVGTVHIFEEILMDEEGHADWLKRQLELIERMGEPNYILAYHSPDTGE; from the coding sequence ATGAGTGCAGCCAAGGCGAAGAAGAACGACAAGACCCTCAAGAATCTGCAGCAGGCATTGTCGATGGAGCTCACCGCTACCCATCAGTACATGCTGCATGCGCACGTGCTCGAGGACTGGGGGCTGGATCGCCTGTCGAAGAAAATGCAGGGCGAGGTGCAGGAGGAGCTGGGCCACGCCAGCCAGTTCATCGACCGTATCCTGTTCCTCGATGGTGACCCGGAGGTCACCGAGGCCAAGCCGGCTAAGCGTTCCAACTCGCTGAGCGACATGTTCAAAGCCGATCTGAAGGAAGAGCTCGCCTCGATCGACTTCTACGGCAAGGCCGCCATGCAGGCACGCGACGAGGGAGATGTCGGCACGGTCCACATCTTCGAGGAGATCCTCATGGACGAGGAAGGGCACGCCGACTGGCTCAAGCGCCAGCTGGAGCTGATCGAGCGCATGGGTGAGCCGAACTACATTCTCGCCTATCACTCGCCCGACACCGGCGAGTGA
- a CDS encoding HAD-IIB family hydrolase produces the protein MAPVLLCCDLDRTLIPNGRQEESPDARPRLARFCAHPAVELVFVSGRDLQLVLDGIDEWSLPQPDYIIGDVGTTIYAPRSQTGSGNGDWIHWPAWTDEIAPYWNGLTHDDISDIFDDITAIRSQEPSKQGAFKASYYVNRDVNQGVLDAELHGRLWQNGMDARLVWSVDEAADMLLLDVLPSGASKLHAIEFLIQRLSFDERRALFAGDSGNDLHALGSHINGVLVANAEPEVKERARDLVRAGALEDTLYLAQGGLFGMNGNYAAGVLEGLVHYLPETRGLMNLAAEGERADGA, from the coding sequence ATGGCCCCCGTCTTGTTGTGCTGCGACCTGGATCGCACCCTGATTCCCAACGGCCGTCAGGAGGAATCCCCGGATGCCCGGCCCCGCCTGGCCCGCTTCTGCGCCCACCCGGCAGTCGAGCTCGTCTTCGTCTCGGGGCGCGATCTGCAGCTGGTGCTCGATGGCATCGACGAATGGTCGCTGCCGCAGCCGGACTACATCATCGGCGACGTGGGTACCACCATCTACGCGCCGCGATCGCAGACGGGCTCCGGCAACGGCGACTGGATCCACTGGCCGGCGTGGACCGACGAGATTGCCCCGTACTGGAACGGCCTGACCCACGACGACATCAGCGACATCTTCGACGACATCACCGCGATCCGCTCGCAGGAGCCGTCCAAGCAGGGCGCGTTCAAGGCGAGCTATTACGTCAACCGGGACGTGAACCAGGGCGTGCTCGATGCCGAGTTGCACGGCCGGCTGTGGCAAAACGGCATGGATGCGCGGCTGGTGTGGTCGGTCGACGAGGCCGCCGATATGCTGCTGCTCGACGTGCTGCCGTCGGGTGCCAGCAAGCTGCACGCGATCGAATTCCTCATCCAGCGGCTGTCCTTCGACGAACGGCGCGCGCTGTTCGCCGGCGACTCCGGCAACGATCTTCATGCCCTCGGTAGCCACATCAACGGCGTGCTCGTCGCCAACGCCGAGCCCGAGGTCAAGGAACGCGCCCGCGACCTGGTGCGTGCCGGGGCGCTGGAAGACACGCTCTACCTCGCGCAGGGCGGGTTGTTCGGCATGAACGGCAACTACGCGGCGGGCGTGCTCGAGGGGCTGGTCCACTACCTGCCGGAAACCCGCGGCCTGATGAACCTGGCCGCCGAAGGCGAACGGGCCGACGGGGCATGA
- a CDS encoding HAD family hydrolase, translating into MASTAGKNGLYICLVSVHGLIRGENLELGRDADTGGQTLYVVELARALARRPEVERVDLFTRRVIDPRIDDDYAQPEEELGDNAHIIRIDAGPDEYLPKERLWDYLNCFVDGALAHIDSVGRTPTLVHSHYADAGYVGVRLASNLGVPLVHTGHSLGRVKRRRLLARGESSATIENTYAMSTRVRAEEEVLLAADMVVVSTGQEIEEQYGLYDWADEDKMTVIPPGVNLERFNPPPATFDPPMRAELKRFLKEPERPLVLALSRPDERKNIATLIEAFGGHPQLREQANLVIIAGNRDDIRDMDAGPRKVLTDLLLLIDYYDLYGVAAYPRHHVSDDVPDLYRLVTRSGGVFINPALTEPFGLTLIEAAATGAPILATEDGGPRDIIGACENGELIDPLDAESMGQKIHALLDDRDRWRRYSDNGVRRVREHYSWDAHVESYLERIAGIATGERHPERPTLPDHVLTQVDRAIVVELATLGDSTDAATRARLVETLRQRRRWVGFGVVSDCPRHEVLAQLKEMGVPTPDVLITRGGTQIHYGPRLSRDEGWSRHIGYAWQPDRVYNLLTQTPGLALRSRAVQGVHAVHAFIEDADAFPGIEALENELHGLDIHAHLVSLSRNEVLAMPVRASKGFALRYFASQWGIPLDRLLVVGGCATDEDMLRGNPLGAVVTADGKKELPGLTDLDRVIFTRKHGPAGVLEAIDYYDFFDACALPGDREGAR; encoded by the coding sequence ATGGCAAGCACGGCAGGGAAAAACGGACTCTATATCTGCCTGGTCAGCGTTCACGGGTTGATCCGTGGCGAGAACCTCGAGCTGGGGCGGGATGCCGATACCGGCGGGCAGACCCTGTATGTGGTCGAGCTGGCCCGGGCGCTGGCCCGGCGGCCGGAGGTCGAGCGCGTTGACCTGTTCACTCGGCGGGTGATCGATCCGCGCATCGACGACGACTACGCCCAGCCGGAAGAGGAGCTGGGCGACAACGCCCACATCATCCGCATCGATGCCGGTCCGGACGAGTACCTGCCCAAGGAACGTCTCTGGGACTACCTCAACTGCTTCGTCGACGGCGCACTTGCCCACATCGACTCGGTGGGGCGCACGCCCACGCTGGTGCACAGCCATTACGCCGATGCGGGCTACGTCGGCGTGCGCCTGGCCAGCAATCTCGGTGTGCCGCTGGTGCACACCGGCCACTCGCTCGGCCGGGTCAAGCGGCGCCGGCTGCTCGCCCGCGGCGAGAGCAGCGCGACCATCGAGAACACCTACGCGATGTCCACGCGCGTGCGTGCCGAGGAGGAGGTCCTGCTCGCCGCCGACATGGTGGTGGTAAGCACCGGCCAGGAGATCGAGGAGCAGTACGGTCTCTACGACTGGGCCGACGAGGACAAGATGACGGTAATCCCGCCGGGGGTGAACCTCGAGCGGTTCAACCCGCCGCCGGCGACGTTCGATCCACCGATGCGCGCCGAGCTCAAGCGCTTCCTGAAAGAGCCCGAACGCCCGCTGGTGCTTGCCCTGTCGCGTCCCGACGAGCGCAAGAACATCGCCACCTTGATCGAGGCCTTTGGAGGCCACCCGCAACTGCGCGAGCAGGCGAACCTCGTGATCATCGCCGGCAATCGCGACGACATCCGCGACATGGATGCCGGGCCGCGCAAGGTGCTCACCGACCTGCTGCTCCTGATCGACTACTACGACCTCTATGGTGTGGCCGCCTATCCCAGGCACCACGTCTCCGACGACGTGCCCGACCTTTACCGGCTGGTCACCCGTAGCGGTGGCGTGTTCATCAACCCGGCGCTGACCGAGCCGTTTGGCCTGACGCTGATCGAGGCGGCCGCCACCGGCGCGCCGATCCTGGCCACGGAGGACGGTGGTCCCCGCGACATCATCGGTGCCTGTGAAAACGGCGAGCTGATCGATCCGCTCGACGCGGAGTCGATGGGGCAGAAGATTCACGCGTTGCTCGACGACCGTGATCGCTGGCGACGTTATTCGGACAACGGTGTCCGTCGCGTTCGCGAGCACTACTCCTGGGATGCGCACGTCGAGAGCTATCTCGAGCGCATCGCCGGTATCGCCACGGGTGAACGGCACCCCGAGCGTCCCACCCTGCCGGATCACGTGCTCACCCAGGTGGATCGGGCGATCGTGGTCGAGCTGGCCACTCTCGGCGATTCGACCGATGCGGCGACCCGGGCCCGGTTGGTGGAGACACTGCGCCAGCGTCGTCGCTGGGTTGGTTTCGGTGTCGTTTCCGACTGTCCCCGGCATGAGGTGCTCGCTCAGCTCAAGGAAATGGGCGTGCCGACACCGGATGTGCTGATCACCCGCGGCGGCACCCAGATCCACTACGGCCCGCGGCTGTCGCGGGACGAGGGATGGAGTCGGCACATCGGCTACGCCTGGCAGCCGGATCGTGTCTACAACCTGCTCACCCAGACGCCGGGGCTGGCACTGCGATCGCGGGCAGTGCAGGGCGTGCATGCCGTGCACGCGTTCATCGAGGACGCCGACGCCTTCCCGGGAATCGAAGCCCTGGAGAACGAATTGCATGGGCTCGACATCCACGCGCACCTTGTGTCGCTGTCGCGCAACGAGGTACTCGCCATGCCGGTGCGGGCCTCCAAGGGGTTCGCGCTGCGCTATTTCGCCAGCCAGTGGGGCATCCCGCTCGATCGGCTGCTGGTGGTCGGCGGATGTGCAACCGACGAGGACATGTTGCGGGGCAATCCGTTGGGTGCGGTGGTCACCGCCGACGGCAAGAAAGAGCTGCCGGGTCTGACTGACCTCGATCGGGTGATCTTTACCCGCAAACACGGGCCGGCAGGCGTGTTGGAGGCGATCGACTACTACGACTTCTTCGACGCATGTGCCCTGCCCGGCGACCGGGAGGGCGCGCGGTGA
- the modB gene encoding molybdate ABC transporter permease subunit — protein sequence MTLFGIPLDTHPIWLTLQVATLTTLMLAVIGIPLAWWLARMRSRWRVLLEALVSLPLVLPPTVLGFYLIIALGPAGPVTDLLGVFGFEGQLTFNLAGLVIGSVLFSLPFMVQPLMSAFQSLPDEVLDAARLMRAGAVDRFVNVVLPLSRQGLVVGAVLTFAHTVGEFGVVLMVGGNIEGQTRLVSIAIFDHVESFEYAQAHLLSAVMVLFSFVTLVSVYLINRRLSARLG from the coding sequence ATGACCCTGTTCGGTATTCCCCTCGACACCCACCCGATCTGGTTGACCCTCCAGGTGGCCACCCTGACGACACTGATGCTGGCCGTCATCGGCATCCCGCTGGCGTGGTGGCTTGCCCGGATGCGTTCGCGCTGGCGGGTGCTCCTCGAGGCGCTGGTCTCGCTGCCGCTGGTGCTGCCTCCGACGGTGCTGGGCTTCTATCTGATCATTGCGCTGGGGCCTGCCGGGCCGGTCACCGATCTGCTCGGTGTGTTCGGTTTCGAGGGCCAGCTGACCTTCAATCTCGCCGGACTGGTGATCGGCTCGGTACTGTTCTCGCTGCCGTTCATGGTCCAGCCGCTGATGAGCGCCTTCCAGTCGCTGCCCGATGAGGTGCTGGATGCCGCGCGGCTGATGCGCGCCGGGGCAGTCGACCGCTTCGTCAACGTGGTGCTGCCGTTGTCGCGCCAGGGGCTGGTCGTTGGCGCGGTGCTCACCTTCGCCCACACGGTAGGCGAGTTCGGCGTGGTGCTGATGGTGGGCGGCAATATCGAGGGCCAGACGCGACTGGTCTCGATCGCGATCTTCGATCACGTCGAGTCGTTCGAGTACGCCCAGGCCCACCTGCTCTCGGCGGTCATGGTGCTGTTCTCGTTCGTCACGCTGGTCTCCGTCTACCTGATCAATCGCCGCCTGTCGGCACGACTCGGATAG
- the modC gene encoding molybdenum ABC transporter ATP-binding protein, giving the protein MFEGNLSLTLGDFRLDSGPFAFDSAGVTALFGRSGSGKSTLLRAMAGLDRHTRGQLRFHDETWQDGRRALPAERRDIGMVFQHAALLANRTVRGNLDFAASRAPADRHAGIDHDEIVIRTGIEPLLDRAVGNLSGGERQRVAIARALAGQPRVLMMDEPLAALDWRAKAELLELFESVIRDLGIPTLLITHAPQEVERLADRVVFMSKGRVERVETLREALGRADSPLFTEEGPVASLEGHLEPVADDPHRLHFVSRPLTEAGNPVTLWLTHDGRPTNTGPRRLRVRGDDVALARGPVEDISVQNQVACRIERMEASAPGRAAVFLELADGQRLVSEITAHTVDRLGLAPGQPITALIKSAALMG; this is encoded by the coding sequence ATGTTCGAAGGAAACCTGTCACTGACACTGGGCGACTTCCGACTGGATTCGGGCCCGTTCGCCTTTGATTCGGCGGGCGTGACCGCCCTGTTCGGACGCTCGGGCTCGGGCAAGAGCACGCTGCTGCGCGCCATGGCGGGACTCGACCGGCACACCCGCGGGCAGCTGCGTTTTCACGACGAGACCTGGCAGGACGGACGCCGCGCCTTGCCAGCCGAGCGGCGCGACATCGGCATGGTCTTCCAGCACGCCGCCCTGCTTGCCAACCGCACGGTGCGCGGCAATCTCGACTTCGCCGCCAGCCGCGCCCCGGCCGATCGCCACGCCGGCATCGATCATGACGAGATCGTCATCCGTACCGGCATCGAGCCGCTGCTCGACCGGGCGGTCGGCAACCTCTCCGGAGGCGAGCGCCAGCGGGTCGCCATCGCCCGGGCACTGGCCGGCCAACCGCGCGTGCTGATGATGGACGAGCCGCTCGCCGCGCTCGACTGGCGCGCCAAGGCCGAGCTGCTCGAACTGTTCGAATCGGTGATCCGCGATCTGGGCATTCCGACGCTGCTGATCACCCACGCCCCGCAGGAGGTCGAACGCCTGGCCGACCGGGTGGTGTTCATGAGCAAGGGGCGGGTCGAGCGGGTCGAGACCCTGCGCGAAGCGCTCGGCCGGGCCGACTCGCCGCTGTTCACCGAGGAAGGGCCGGTCGCCTCGCTGGAGGGTCATCTCGAGCCGGTGGCCGACGATCCCCACCGGCTGCACTTCGTCAGTCGCCCCCTCACGGAGGCCGGCAACCCCGTCACGCTGTGGCTCACCCATGACGGGCGGCCGACGAATACCGGGCCACGCCGGCTGCGCGTACGCGGCGACGACGTGGCGCTGGCGCGCGGGCCGGTGGAGGACATTTCGGTGCAGAACCAGGTGGCCTGCCGGATCGAACGCATGGAGGCCAGCGCCCCGGGGCGGGCGGCGGTGTTCCTCGAACTGGCCGACGGACAACGGCTGGTGAGCGAGATCACCGCACACACGGTCGATCGCCTGGGACTCGCGCCCGGTCAGCCGATCACGGCGTTGATCAAGAGTGCGGCGCTGATGGGCTGA
- a CDS encoding esterase/lipase family protein: protein MTDTPRPTAVLIHGLWMGPWALRPLANRLNDAGLATARFGYSTRATPAASADRLADWLTGQAHMPRHLVAHSLGGIVLAHLFDRHPALLLPDTHVVLLGSPLAGSAVARRLASWSLARRLLAGSLIDGLDGRAPAWQAANTLMLAGTRPIGPGRLVPGALVGPNDGTVAVDETRVPGLAAHRCLPANHFGLLLSRPVAEAAAAFLLDR from the coding sequence GTGACGGACACGCCGCGCCCGACCGCGGTCCTGATCCACGGGCTGTGGATGGGGCCCTGGGCCCTGCGTCCGCTGGCAAACCGCCTGAACGACGCCGGTCTGGCGACCGCCCGGTTCGGTTATTCAACCCGTGCCACCCCGGCGGCAAGCGCCGACCGGCTGGCCGACTGGCTCACCGGACAAGCACACATGCCTCGCCACCTGGTGGCCCACAGCCTTGGCGGGATCGTCCTGGCCCATCTGTTCGACCGCCACCCGGCCCTGCTTCTTCCCGACACGCATGTCGTGCTGCTTGGCAGCCCCCTGGCCGGCAGCGCGGTGGCCCGACGGCTGGCCAGTTGGAGCTTGGCGCGACGGCTGCTCGCGGGCAGCCTGATCGACGGTCTCGACGGGAGGGCTCCGGCCTGGCAGGCGGCCAACACCCTGATGCTGGCCGGCACCCGCCCGATCGGACCGGGGCGACTGGTCCCGGGGGCGCTGGTCGGGCCGAACGACGGCACGGTCGCGGTCGACGAGACCCGCGTGCCCGGCCTGGCCGCGCATCGCTGCCTGCCCGCCAATCATTTCGGCCTGCTGCTCTCGCGTCCGGTCGCCGAGGCAGCGGCCGCCTTCCTTCTCGACCGCTGA
- a CDS encoding glycosyltransferase: MDTHTSSDPLHLSDITMFWGPASGGVRRYLEAKRAHLAARPDCRHSLLVPGPFPAWSADGNQWLRQLPARRLPGGDGYRFPLRMRPWREALIELAPDVIEAGDPYVTAQAALAAGRRLDVPVAGFFHSDLSRLLALRLGDWVRPLSSRYLARLYDRFDWMFAPSEVMAEQLADMGVHHVSVQRLGVDTTVFRPSAANPALRQALGVPRDGRLLVFAGRNSREKHVDQLIETLDRLDERYYLLLIGAGMPSSGHPRLRVVDYVRDEHALAAYLSSSDALLHGGDAETFGLVIVEAMACGLPVVGVRAGATPELVGESVGELAGRARASELALAVQRLFERDWRDLGAAARRCAVHAHGWTPQFERQLAQFSRLAGRPSPAESPCAPVALPEPGFSPSAPHS; the protein is encoded by the coding sequence ATGGACACGCATACATCGTCAGACCCGCTGCATCTTTCCGACATCACCATGTTCTGGGGGCCGGCCTCCGGCGGCGTCCGCCGCTATCTCGAGGCCAAGCGCGCCCATCTGGCTGCCCGACCCGACTGCCGACACAGCCTGCTGGTGCCCGGCCCGTTTCCGGCCTGGTCCGCCGACGGCAACCAGTGGCTGCGTCAGCTGCCGGCCCGTCGTCTGCCGGGAGGCGACGGCTACCGTTTTCCGCTGCGCATGCGTCCCTGGCGCGAGGCGCTGATCGAACTGGCACCCGACGTGATCGAGGCGGGCGACCCGTACGTCACCGCGCAGGCGGCGCTGGCCGCCGGGCGCCGGCTGGACGTGCCGGTGGCGGGGTTCTTCCATTCCGATCTGTCGCGGTTGCTCGCACTGCGGCTTGGCGACTGGGTGCGCCCGCTCTCGTCGCGCTACCTCGCGCGGCTGTACGACCGTTTCGACTGGATGTTCGCGCCCAGCGAGGTGATGGCCGAGCAACTCGCCGACATGGGCGTGCACCACGTCAGCGTGCAGCGTCTGGGCGTGGATACAACCGTGTTCCGGCCCTCGGCGGCCAACCCGGCGTTGCGTCAGGCGCTGGGAGTGCCGCGTGACGGGCGGCTGCTGGTCTTTGCCGGGCGGAACTCGCGCGAGAAGCATGTCGACCAGCTCATCGAAACGCTCGACCGCCTCGATGAGCGCTACTATCTGCTGTTGATCGGCGCCGGCATGCCCTCAAGCGGCCATCCGCGTCTGCGGGTGGTCGACTACGTACGCGACGAGCATGCGTTGGCCGCCTATCTCTCATCGAGTGACGCCCTGTTGCACGGCGGCGATGCGGAGACCTTCGGCCTGGTGATCGTCGAGGCGATGGCCTGTGGTCTGCCGGTAGTCGGAGTGCGTGCCGGTGCCACTCCGGAACTGGTGGGCGAGAGTGTCGGTGAACTGGCCGGGCGGGCCCGTGCTTCCGAACTGGCGCTGGCCGTCCAGCGACTGTTCGAGCGTGACTGGCGAGACCTGGGTGCCGCTGCGCGGCGGTGCGCCGTACATGCTCACGGCTGGACGCCGCAGTTCGAGCGGCAGCTTGCGCAGTTCTCCCGGCTGGCCGGACGACCGTCGCCTGCTGAGTCGCCTTGCGCCCCGGTCGCATTGCCGGAGCCGGGGTTCAGCCCATCAGCGCCGCACTCTTGA